From Prosthecobacter sp., a single genomic window includes:
- the nuoF gene encoding NADH-quinone oxidoreductase subunit NuoF: MASPVQYLPGKEPHAREKRLIFKNIDRVGFDPSIECYLKDGGYEQLKKALKMEKTAIINEVKASGLRGRGGAGFPTGVKWGFIPPTNTKPVYLICNADESEPGTFKDRYIMHQDPHQLIEGMAISCFAVNAKLSYIYVREEFPHAAKILEKAIAEAHAKGFLGKNILGSGFDCEIYVHRGAGAYICGEETGLIESLEGKRPYPRIKPPYFPAALGLYMSPTIVNNVESLCHVKHIIAMGGAEYAKLGTPNNTGTRILCVSGDVVNPGYYEVEVGKVTMGEVIDVLCGGLKPGRKLKAIIPGGSSSKVLRADETYKLKDGREIGIMDIPMDFDTMAQCGTMAGSGGVIIMDDSRSMTWVINNLNAFYAHESCGQCTPCREGSLWMKKISDRIVAGDASPDDVDTLETVANQIEGKTICAFGEAASWPTQSFIKKFRDELKGDCKPDLAGKIVAEETLVAAAGLVV, translated from the coding sequence ATGGCCTCCCCCGTCCAGTATCTCCCCGGCAAAGAACCGCATGCGCGCGAGAAGCGCCTCATCTTCAAAAACATCGACCGCGTCGGCTTCGATCCGTCCATTGAGTGCTACCTGAAGGACGGCGGTTACGAGCAGCTCAAGAAGGCGCTCAAGATGGAGAAAACGGCCATCATCAACGAAGTGAAAGCCAGCGGCCTGCGCGGTCGTGGCGGTGCGGGCTTTCCCACCGGCGTGAAGTGGGGCTTCATCCCGCCGACGAACACCAAGCCGGTCTATCTCATCTGCAACGCGGACGAATCCGAGCCCGGCACCTTCAAGGACCGCTACATCATGCATCAGGACCCTCATCAGTTGATTGAGGGCATGGCCATCTCCTGTTTCGCCGTGAACGCGAAGCTGTCCTACATCTACGTGCGCGAGGAGTTCCCGCACGCCGCCAAGATCCTCGAAAAGGCCATCGCTGAAGCCCACGCGAAAGGTTTCCTCGGCAAGAACATCCTCGGCTCCGGCTTCGACTGCGAGATCTACGTCCATCGCGGCGCCGGTGCCTACATCTGCGGTGAAGAAACCGGCCTCATCGAGTCCCTCGAAGGCAAGCGCCCCTACCCGCGCATCAAGCCGCCGTATTTCCCCGCCGCGCTCGGCCTTTACATGAGCCCGACCATCGTGAACAACGTCGAGTCCCTCTGCCATGTGAAGCACATCATCGCGATGGGCGGCGCGGAGTACGCCAAGCTCGGCACCCCGAACAACACCGGCACCCGCATCCTCTGCGTCAGCGGCGATGTCGTGAACCCCGGCTACTACGAAGTCGAAGTCGGCAAAGTCACCATGGGCGAGGTCATCGACGTGCTCTGCGGCGGTCTCAAACCCGGCCGCAAGCTCAAGGCCATCATCCCCGGCGGCAGTTCCTCCAAAGTGCTGCGTGCCGATGAGACGTACAAGCTCAAGGACGGCCGCGAGATCGGCATCATGGACATCCCGATGGACTTCGACACCATGGCCCAGTGCGGCACCATGGCCGGCTCCGGCGGCGTCATCATCATGGATGACAGCCGCAGCATGACCTGGGTCATCAACAACCTGAACGCCTTCTACGCCCACGAATCCTGCGGCCAATGTACGCCCTGCCGCGAAGGCAGCCTGTGGATGAAGAAAATCAGCGACCGCATCGTCGCTGGCGACGCCAGCCCCGACGACGTGGACACGCTGGAGACCGTCGCCAACCAGATCGAAGGCAAGACCATCTGCGCCTTCGGCGAAGCCGCCTCCTGGCCCACCCAAAGCTTCATCAAGAAATTCCGCGACGAACTCAAAGGCGACTGCAAACCCGACCTCGCCGGCAAAATCGTGGCCGAAGAAACGCTCGTGGCTGCGGCGGGGTTGGTGGTTTGA